A window of Spirochaetota bacterium contains these coding sequences:
- a CDS encoding VOC family protein yields MGQKITPFLWFEKEARKAADFYASIFRGSKIKNVSELNNTPSGTVEIVTMEIYGKEITLMAAGPVFKLTPAISFLIACETKEEVDALWKGLSDGGTALMELGTYPFSERYGWVSDKYGLSWQVMYMGTRAIRQKIIPTMMFVGDRCGKAEEAIHFYMSVFKDSGIGDIIRYGAGEEPDKEGAVKHADFSIEGESFAVMDSAYPHKFSINEAISFVVHCVTQREIDYYWEKLSAVPESEQCGWLKDKYGVSWQIEPAVLSKMQSDKNAAKVARVTEAFLKMKKFDIQGLERAFAGGGKKNPVKRVKRPGKTKKRVSGTRRKK; encoded by the coding sequence ATGGGTCAGAAAATAACGCCGTTCTTATGGTTTGAGAAGGAAGCGCGGAAAGCGGCGGACTTTTACGCATCGATCTTCAGGGGATCGAAGATCAAAAATGTTTCGGAGCTGAATAATACACCCTCCGGCACCGTAGAAATCGTCACGATGGAAATATACGGAAAAGAGATAACACTCATGGCCGCCGGACCGGTTTTCAAACTTACTCCGGCAATATCCTTTCTTATCGCCTGCGAGACAAAAGAAGAAGTCGATGCATTGTGGAAAGGATTGTCGGATGGGGGCACGGCGCTTATGGAGCTCGGTACGTATCCGTTCAGCGAACGGTACGGCTGGGTGTCGGACAAGTACGGTCTTTCATGGCAGGTGATGTACATGGGCACCCGCGCCATTCGGCAGAAGATCATTCCCACAATGATGTTCGTGGGCGATCGGTGCGGAAAAGCGGAAGAGGCGATACACTTTTATATGTCCGTGTTCAAGGATTCGGGCATTGGTGACATTATACGCTACGGTGCCGGGGAAGAGCCCGATAAGGAAGGGGCGGTGAAGCACGCGGATTTTTCGATCGAAGGCGAATCGTTTGCCGTCATGGACAGCGCATATCCGCACAAATTTTCAATCAACGAGGCGATATCGTTCGTGGTGCATTGCGTAACGCAAAGGGAGATAGACTATTACTGGGAGAAACTCTCAGCCGTTCCCGAATCCGAACAGTGCGGCTGGTTAAAGGACAAGTACGGTGTGTCGTGGCAGATCGAACCGGCCGTTCTCAGTAAGATGCAGTCCGATAAGAACGCCGCGAAGGTTGCGCGGGTTACCGAAGCGTTCCTCAAAATGAAAAAATTCGATATACAAGGACTTGAGCGGGCGTTTGCGGGGGGAGGTAAAAAAAATCCGGTGAAACGAGTGAAGCGACCGGGCAAGACAAAAAAGAGGGTGAGTGGAACTCGGCGTAAAAAATAA
- a CDS encoding DUF1428 domain-containing protein translates to MVKNKSAYVDGFVLAVPKSKINKYREMARQGKELWMKYGALNYKECIIDDAKPKFVTFTFPRMAKAKPGEVVWFSYIEFRSKKHRDRVNARVMSDPSMKPPDPKEKMPFDMKRMAYGGFRVMVTS, encoded by the coding sequence ATGGTAAAAAACAAATCGGCCTATGTCGACGGATTCGTATTGGCTGTTCCGAAAAGTAAAATAAACAAATACCGCGAGATGGCGCGGCAGGGCAAAGAGCTCTGGATGAAATACGGTGCGTTGAACTATAAGGAATGTATTATTGATGATGCGAAGCCGAAGTTTGTCACCTTTACCTTCCCGAGGATGGCGAAGGCGAAACCGGGCGAGGTGGTATGGTTTTCGTACATCGAATTTCGGTCGAAGAAACATCGCGACCGGGTGAACGCCCGTGTTATGAGCGATCCGTCGATGAAGCCGCCCGATCCGAAGGAAAAAATGCCCTTTGACATGAAGCGAATGGCGTACGGCGGGTTTCGGGTAATGGTGACGAGTTGA
- a CDS encoding RNA polymerase sigma factor, producing MELVREGSAPTDQDLITRHKTGDSGAANALLARYKDYIFRLCYRYMQNYEDAMDLMQEVLVRMFRALDRYEERNYLKGWIYRIVANTAINMKKVNARRAVPNTDYFETVRDEHADATSPLAVSFLTEMISRAAQTLSGKQRDVFFLRYYEQMSYGEIARAIKISANSAKSNYFYALTKVKAALERAGVHL from the coding sequence ATGGAATTGGTGCGCGAAGGTTCGGCCCCGACCGACCAGGACCTCATCACCCGGCATAAGACCGGGGATAGCGGCGCGGCGAACGCATTGCTCGCGCGGTATAAGGATTACATTTTCCGGCTCTGTTATCGTTACATGCAGAACTATGAGGATGCGATGGACCTTATGCAGGAAGTGCTTGTGCGCATGTTCCGGGCGCTTGACCGCTATGAAGAACGCAATTATCTCAAGGGATGGATATACCGCATCGTGGCGAACACGGCGATCAATATGAAAAAGGTCAACGCGCGGCGCGCCGTTCCGAACACGGATTATTTTGAGACCGTACGGGACGAACATGCCGACGCGACAAGCCCGCTCGCGGTATCGTTCCTCACCGAGATGATATCCCGTGCCGCTCAGACGCTTTCAGGAAAACAGCGCGACGTATTTTTTCTGCGCTATTATGAACAGATGTCATACGGCGAGATAGCCCGTGCGATAAAGATCTCTGCGAATTCGGCAAAGAGCAATTATTTCTACGCACTCACAAAGGTCAAAGCGGCGCTTGAGCGTGCGGGGGTGCATCTATGA
- a CDS encoding AraC family transcriptional regulator: MKSPIRFTKEFDTLSNPFYENDTTQFSLNDPISIRRTVTGPARTSVRPHFHNTLELVYFYDGKGGTVSVDGVTHQYHARDIIVIRPYAMHGYTLVSDAQRFLLCKIEVSYLNELFGNAVIRADMRAVVDALCRLIPVQRPAAGLVRALEAMRGDRATIIGRFLELGELIKPMSGAAPASEGASAFGHLLAYLDKHYHSKIRLSDAASHTGLSKYYFAHRFKAIYGVSFMDFVTKIRLSKAENLLRYTDRSVGDIALSVGFSDLAYFTRMFRKYRGKTPREFRAQTVALFPRL; encoded by the coding sequence ATGAAAAGTCCTATTCGTTTTACGAAGGAATTCGATACGCTCTCAAACCCATTCTATGAGAACGATACCACGCAGTTCTCGCTCAATGACCCGATAAGCATTCGCCGTACGGTCACCGGCCCTGCACGCACATCCGTTCGCCCGCACTTTCACAATACGCTTGAGCTGGTCTATTTCTACGACGGCAAGGGCGGCACGGTATCCGTCGATGGTGTAACGCATCAATATCATGCGCGGGATATTATTGTCATTCGCCCGTATGCCATGCACGGATATACGCTTGTCTCCGATGCCCAGAGATTTCTGCTTTGCAAGATCGAAGTATCGTATCTCAACGAGCTTTTCGGCAATGCCGTCATCCGTGCCGATATGCGTGCTGTTGTGGATGCGCTCTGCCGCCTTATACCGGTGCAGCGCCCGGCGGCGGGGTTGGTACGCGCACTCGAGGCTATGCGCGGCGACCGTGCGACCATCATCGGTCGATTTCTCGAACTCGGCGAGCTCATCAAGCCCATGAGCGGAGCCGCACCGGCGAGCGAGGGTGCATCTGCGTTCGGGCATCTGCTCGCGTACCTGGATAAGCACTATCACAGCAAGATACGGTTAAGCGATGCCGCATCGCATACGGGGTTGAGTAAATACTATTTCGCCCACCGGTTCAAGGCCATTTACGGCGTAAGTTTCATGGATTTCGTGACGAAAATTCGCCTTTCGAAAGCGGAGAATCTTCTCCGGTATACCGACCGGTCGGTGGGGGATATCGCGCTTTCCGTGGGTTTTTCCGATCTTGCCTATTTTACCCGCATGTTCCGGAAATACCGGGGAAAGACACCGCGCGAATTCCGTGCCCAAACCGTTGCGTTATTTCCCCGGCTGTGA
- the rpmE gene encoding 50S ribosomal protein L31, whose protein sequence is MKAEIHPPYHTTNVICACGAKFQVKSVLKDIHVDICYNCHPYFTGKQKLVDTAGRVDRFKKRYGLKR, encoded by the coding sequence ATGAAAGCCGAGATACATCCCCCCTACCATACGACGAACGTCATATGCGCCTGTGGTGCCAAATTCCAGGTGAAGTCAGTATTGAAGGATATTCACGTCGATATCTGCTATAACTGCCATCCATATTTTACCGGCAAACAGAAACTTGTCGATACTGCCGGCCGCGTTGACCGCTTTAAGAAGCGCTACGGGCTTAAGCGGTAA
- the efp gene encoding elongation factor P codes for MAVGTNDVRKGDTVIIDNGLFLVLETGLHRQQQRKAQVRMKIRNIRTGNVLEKSFSSTDTIDTADISFKKSQYMYRDGDMFHFMINDTYEQLSIPGAVVGDEKDFLLDNMDVDLQFYEDEVIAVRLPMHVVLEVTYTEPGFKGDTQSGGTKPATLSTGISVNVPLFISIGEKVRIDTRDRSYVERVKE; via the coding sequence ATGGCGGTCGGAACGAACGACGTACGCAAAGGCGATACGGTCATCATCGACAACGGTCTTTTTCTTGTTCTGGAAACGGGGCTTCACCGGCAGCAGCAGCGCAAGGCGCAGGTGCGTATGAAGATACGCAATATACGCACCGGGAATGTGCTTGAGAAGAGCTTCAGCTCGACGGATACCATAGACACCGCGGATATATCGTTCAAGAAGTCGCAGTATATGTACCGCGACGGCGATATGTTCCATTTCATGATCAATGATACCTATGAGCAGCTTTCCATCCCGGGGGCAGTTGTCGGCGACGAGAAGGATTTCCTGCTCGACAATATGGATGTGGACCTGCAGTTCTATGAGGACGAGGTCATTGCGGTCAGGTTGCCAATGCATGTTGTACTCGAGGTCACGTATACCGAGCCCGGATTCAAGGGCGATACACAATCCGGCGGAACGAAGCCGGCAACGCTCTCGACGGGAATATCGGTCAATGTGCCGCTGTTCATCAGCATCGGCGAAAAAGTTCGAATCGATACAAGGGATAGGTCGTATGTCGAAAGGGTCAAAGAGTAA